From the genome of Vitis riparia cultivar Riparia Gloire de Montpellier isolate 1030 chromosome 2, EGFV_Vit.rip_1.0, whole genome shotgun sequence:
ACATAAAACATGGCAGTAAGGAACATTATAAAACTAATGATCTTTACCTTCCCAACTACTATCGTCTCTAATGGAACAGATGCTTTCATGAAGTTTGGCATCAGAAAGAAGATGTGGAAAATTTGTCTTTGAGTCAGGAACTTGCAACTGATCAATGGGTTTCTTGATATTAGCACATGGCGGATCCTCTGGATTCTGCCCCAATGGACTTGGGTGGCtagttttgttcttttctttttgaagcaACTGCCTGTTCTGAAGATCTGCTTGAAAATTGCTGTAAGGGGAAAATCGCATCTCTGCAGTCACAAAACCATGTTCTGTTTCCCACCGAGGACTGAGCTTAGAAGATAGGTCGTATCCAGGCAAAGAGAGTATCGTCCCCAAAGGTCCCAGGACCTGTTTGGTGGAAAAGAACTCATCCTTATCTTCATTGCTTAACATCTCAGACAGATGTCTTTTAGCCTCAGCGTATATGCTAGATTCTTTTTGCTTTGAGTACTTGGCAGCTgatattttcaaacttttagAACCGCTTCCACTGGTTGAACCAGTTTCATGTTGAATGCTCAGCCCAAAATCCTTAGGCTTGCCTATGTTCTTCCTCCTCTTGATATCCGTGGAAGATTTGGCAGTATTTCCAATGTCCAGTTTGGCTGAACTCGTTGAACTTCTTCCAACAATCTTCCCACCAATCCATTTTCCAACAAACTCTGAGCCTCGGAGGTCATAATAAGGAGGTTTGCACAAAGCATCATCCATTGGATTACAATGATGCTCTTTTCTGTTTTGCTGCTCTTTTCTGTTTTCCACCATAGCATGTTCCGATCTACTTCTACCATTCTGTGAACCATCTCTCAAGCCGTATTGATGTTGCTGGGAGGGAAACAGTCTTGTTCTGATTTCAAAATTCTGTGCTCTTGTTAGGCATGGTTTGGAAACTTCTATTGTATGTGAATGTTGATGATTGCTACTCCCTTTTGATGAGTATCTATCCCACTTGATCTTTTTCCAGAAAAGGCTGTGCCCATTTTTCTTCTGTGACTTTTGAGTATGCTCAGCTCCTTCCTGCTGCTTTGCATTACTAAGTCCACATTCTGACCTTCTGTCTCCTGAGAGTGATTTAGCTGGTTCTTTCCCTGTCTGAGAATCTCGTAAGTCTTGGATGTGTTTCACTAACAGAGAATTTGGATCTTCAAGGAGCTTCAGAAATAATTCCTTGTTTGAATTTAAAACCTCTAAAGCATCCAAGAATTGTCTGGACCGCTGATTTGCCCCATCTTTGCTAAGATATTTACCGACAAATAACTTCTGATTCACAAAGGCCTCAGCTGCTTCACTTTTCTGAGCTAGTAGGAGACTGACCTCATTAAGTTGGTCGTGCTTTGAACCAGTAACACTTTTCTTATTGCCAACGCCATGACCTCTATTTGGTTGAGTAGGTCTCTCATGTCTTGAGCCAGCCAAAATTTTCCAACCATGAACGGGTATATCACGAGCTCTAGGATGATCCTTGCTAGCCTTTTTCTGACTTTTTGATGACAGACCAACAAATTCTGGTTGTAGGTGTTCCACTTTGATAGGGGCGATTTGCTTCTTTATGCACTGCCCGGAGGACATCTTGCTCGCCTTATCAGAATCACCTGTCGAAGTTTTGGTCACCCCAACCTAAAAGTTTTTACCATCAGCATCTATGGCACAAACTGCTTATTCTAGAGAAAGGACCAGCATCTAGAATTGTGTTTCTAACCAGATGATAGATATTAAAGGAAATATCAAACATAAAACAGAACAAGAAGAGCAACAAGCGTCTAATATACATTAAATCCGACCATGACAGTAGGTTGCTCATACTTACCACTACATGTTGATAATCTTCATCAAGGTTGCTGCCCAATCTGCTGCCtgaaaaaggaaattcaaaGCTCAAACTTAACCACACAACAGCATCAGGACCCGATACAAATAGAGACTCGCATAACAGAACAAGAAAGTCttttaaggaagcaaacaaatgATCAATACATTTCAAGATCCCCTCTACATACTATCATTCACTACATAACTGACTCAAAAATTAGACTAATTTGCTTAGGTCTGTACTAAGATCACATCTATGGTATAACAATGAGGCTTAGATCAGATCCTTTTCATTTGAAACAAACGAGGAATTCCGACCATCAGTGTGTTTGTTCACATGTCTCACATCTGCAAGGAATTAGGTGGCCGAAAATCGAACATATTAACCAAACCCCACATACAAACATTCTGGTAATTCTCAGAGTATATGATGTTTCTGTGATCTCTTTTCTATGATGCCTagttttcattgaaaacaaccTGATCAATGTGGCTGCATCAAAACCTGAGAACAccaataattatataaaaagatataaagaataccataaaattaaaatgtgaaGAGCCCAGAAACTATCCCATGGAAAAGTGATAGTTTCTCCAACATGGAGTCTGAAGCTGTAACAATCCTAAAATCGAATCATATCTCTGACTGGTTGGTAAGAGATTCTGAGATCTTGTCTTGTGATCTTGAGATCTATTTGTGATAAAGATGGAGAAAATTGCACCCAGAAATAAGGTTTGACAGTGGCAAACCACACACAAGAACAGATACAGTCAATGAAAGAATTCCAGAGTCATGGAACTGTTGGGAGcctctgtttggttgttggGAAAATGCAGGAgcataagaaaggaaaatcaaaatttagaatgTTAAGATTTTTAGTCTTCAGCATCCTATAAATAGACAATTTTCACTAGGCCTGATTAAACAATTGGCTAACTTGGAGTTGAGATTTTCACTTTTTGGTCagaagaaacaacaaaaatgaaaaggagaaaaacaaaagcaaaaacaaaaacaacaacaaaaaa
Proteins encoded in this window:
- the LOC117904555 gene encoding uncharacterized protein LOC117904555, yielding MSSGQCIKKQIAPIKVEHLQPEFVGLSSKSQKKASKDHPRARDIPVHGWKILAGSRHERPTQPNRGHGVGNKKSVTGSKHDQLNEVSLLLAQKSEAAEAFVNQKLFVGKYLSKDGANQRSRQFLDALEVLNSNKELFLKLLEDPNSLLVKHIQDLRDSQTGKEPAKSLSGDRRSECGLSNAKQQEGAEHTQKSQKKNGHSLFWKKIKWDRYSSKGSSNHQHSHTIEVSKPCLTRAQNFEIRTRLFPSQQHQYGLRDGSQNGRSRSEHAMVENRKEQQNRKEHHCNPMDDALCKPPYYDLRGSEFVGKWIGGKIVGRSSTSSAKLDIGNTAKSSTDIKRRKNIGKPKDFGLSIQHETGSTSGSGSKSLKISAAKYSKQKESSIYAEAKRHLSEMLSNEDKDEFFSTKQVLGPLGTILSLPGYDLSSKLSPRWETEHGFVTAEMRFSPYSNFQADLQNRQLLQKEKNKTSHPSPLGQNPEDPPCANIKKPIDQLQVPDSKTNFPHLLSDAKLHESICSIRDDSSWEGDVNILKTHDTIHLGESNCLERPPLELSSRPETRSKRSTDATSEREENEYLEFSGLDVLLEDQSQTFSLGVPPSSPSSSVQETEDLEGIKHRADQTSPVSVLEPFPMEDVSSPSSIISKHDDQPMQLEITFDKHCSASRMCPLDPAVNSNTCMEDHQFADKYVKEVIQAYGLNCDELLADRQSPMEYWNDPKLLFDCINEVVLEVYNRYFRHLPWLSSIKPKIQPVPLTERDLVREIMEGVDVRLLWLSREVQLQREVKKSGAWLDIRTDVEDIVINIVETSLEALIEETILEQQA